A single window of Candidatus Krumholzibacteriia bacterium DNA harbors:
- a CDS encoding tetratricopeptide repeat protein, which yields MTKDRTPLRALGELLAALEARLERHPHFPDLRNLRGLARTYAGEYEGAFADFIEALRVHPQYEAALLNVAWLHAQRHEPELVRAVLREPRGRRLRPALRAHLLVLATHAASGAEPALQVLDTHAPAQQPAEEPFLELDRLWLSVELGRWDAVDKQVRRIVSWQPGVGPLFRRTGLVGPPAESRAAFATWSDCYRGNPNVATLLREGARLRAAGAESAACQELLAWSAVLSLDLCEYWLTVGEQHDLEARDVDAETAFRQALQVDPSRAQPYIKLGQLYAACGRPQESIRELQHAAALQPRYADVRYLLGLLLEDLGQFEESEGHLRTALDINPRYTLARIALGTMLATRGRDREALKHLEQVRGDGVDSADLENHLAALYERLGRPEDAARARERALAPEDNADLD from the coding sequence ATGACGAAGGACCGGACACCGCTGCGAGCGCTGGGTGAGCTGCTGGCAGCGCTGGAGGCGCGCCTGGAGCGCCATCCGCACTTCCCGGACCTGCGCAACCTGCGCGGTTTGGCGCGTACCTACGCCGGGGAGTACGAGGGGGCCTTCGCCGATTTCATCGAAGCCTTGCGCGTGCATCCGCAATACGAGGCGGCCCTGCTGAACGTGGCCTGGTTGCACGCGCAGCGCCATGAGCCCGAGCTGGTGCGGGCGGTGCTGCGCGAACCTCGCGGCCGCCGCTTGCGCCCGGCTCTGCGCGCTCACCTTCTCGTGCTCGCCACCCACGCTGCCTCCGGCGCGGAGCCGGCGCTGCAGGTCCTCGACACCCACGCCCCGGCGCAGCAGCCGGCGGAAGAGCCCTTCCTGGAGCTGGATCGCCTGTGGCTGTCGGTGGAGCTCGGGCGCTGGGATGCCGTGGACAAGCAGGTACGGCGGATCGTGTCCTGGCAACCCGGCGTCGGGCCGCTCTTCCGCCGCACCGGATTGGTGGGCCCGCCCGCCGAGAGTCGCGCCGCCTTCGCCACCTGGAGCGATTGCTACCGCGGCAACCCGAACGTGGCCACACTGCTGCGCGAGGGCGCCCGGTTGCGCGCGGCCGGCGCCGAGAGCGCCGCGTGCCAGGAACTCCTGGCCTGGAGCGCCGTGCTCTCGCTGGATCTCTGCGAGTACTGGCTCACGGTGGGTGAACAGCACGACCTCGAGGCCCGGGACGTAGATGCCGAGACCGCTTTCCGCCAAGCCCTGCAGGTGGATCCCAGCCGGGCCCAGCCATATATCAAGCTGGGCCAGCTCTACGCCGCCTGCGGGCGACCGCAGGAATCGATCCGAGAATTGCAGCACGCCGCGGCCCTGCAGCCCCGCTATGCGGACGTGCGCTATCTTCTCGGCCTCCTGCTCGAAGATCTCGGCCAGTTCGAAGAGTCCGAGGGTCATCTGCGCACGGCGCTGGACATCAATCCGCGCTACACGCTAGCGCGGATCGCGCTCGGCACCATGCTGGCGACGCGGGGTCGTGACCGCGAAGCGCTGAAGCACCTGGAGCAGGTGCGCGGCGACGGCGTGGACTCGGCGGATCTGGAGAACCATCTGGCCGCGCTCTACGAGCGACTCGGCCGTCCCGAGGATGCAGCGCGCGCCCGCGAGCGCGCCCTCGCTCCGGAGGACAACGCCGACCTCGATTGA
- a CDS encoding PaaI family thioesterase: protein MTTKSLQETYASANTCFGCGPANPEGLRIRSFVAGDEVVAEWSPAPQYEAFPGVLNGGIIGTLLDCHCNWTAAIHLMGQRGAASPPCTVTAEYSIKLRRPTPSTTSLRLRARVVESSADRAVVEGSLEAGEQACASCRGVFVAVQPGHPAYHRW, encoded by the coding sequence ATGACGACGAAAAGCCTGCAGGAAACCTATGCGTCGGCGAACACCTGCTTCGGCTGCGGTCCGGCCAATCCGGAGGGGCTTCGCATCCGCAGCTTCGTCGCCGGTGACGAGGTCGTGGCGGAATGGTCCCCGGCGCCGCAGTACGAGGCTTTCCCCGGGGTGCTGAACGGCGGCATCATCGGCACCCTCCTCGACTGCCACTGCAACTGGACCGCGGCCATCCACCTCATGGGCCAGCGCGGTGCCGCGTCCCCGCCCTGCACGGTCACCGCCGAGTACAGCATCAAGCTGCGCCGGCCGACGCCGAGCACGACGTCGCTGCGCCTGCGCGCCCGCGTGGTCGAGTCCAGCGCCGATCGCGCCGTCGTCGAAGGAAGCCTCGAAGCAGGCGAGCAAGCTTGCGCTTCCTGCCGCGGCGTCTTCGTGGCCGTGCAACCGGGGCACCCGGCCTACCACCGCTGGTGA
- a CDS encoding oxidative damage protection protein, with protein sequence MHCRKLGRELPGLVAAPFPTPLGARIFAEISQEAWNQWLQHSLLLINEKGLRLSDPAARSAWMQECESFLFGGGTAPPPGWVPPAGTVRFKKGPGG encoded by the coding sequence GTGCATTGCCGCAAGTTGGGCCGGGAGCTGCCCGGCCTCGTAGCAGCACCTTTCCCCACCCCGCTCGGTGCGCGCATCTTCGCCGAAATTTCCCAGGAAGCCTGGAACCAGTGGTTGCAACACTCGCTGCTGCTGATCAACGAGAAGGGCCTGCGCCTCTCGGACCCGGCGGCGCGGTCGGCCTGGATGCAGGAGTGCGAGAGCTTCCTCTTTGGCGGCGGTACCGCCCCGCCCCCGGGGTGGGTGCCTCCGGCGGGCACCGTCCGCTTCAAGAAGGGCCCCGGCGGATGA